In Agromyces archimandritae, one genomic interval encodes:
- a CDS encoding ABC transporter substrate-binding protein: MKHTLRTLAVAAAAVLALSGCTDSDAGGSAAPSDGGGELTPITVGLMPVADTAALYLGESLGYFEDAGLDLTIETATGGAAIAPAVVAGDYQFGFSNMLSLMVANEKGLGLKSVSAAVATTGDTSADMGAVIVTADSPIQSPADLAGKKISSNTVGNINEVVTRAAIDAAGGDGSTAEFVEVAFPDTIAAVENGQVDAGFVVEPFVTAALEAGDRVVSYAYAEFDDSLDIASYFTTAAYADENPEIVEAFQQAMAKSLKAAQDDSDAVRDIIGTYTKTDAEVLAKMVLPKYPSEIDRDAAAKLGDDAVKYGALTAAPDLDALLP; this comes from the coding sequence ATGAAGCACACCCTGCGCACCCTCGCGGTCGCGGCAGCCGCCGTCCTGGCCCTGTCCGGCTGCACCGACTCCGACGCCGGCGGCTCCGCCGCGCCCTCCGACGGCGGCGGCGAGCTCACGCCCATCACCGTCGGGCTCATGCCGGTCGCCGACACCGCAGCCCTCTACCTCGGCGAATCCCTCGGCTACTTCGAAGACGCCGGCCTCGACCTCACCATCGAAACCGCCACCGGCGGCGCGGCCATCGCCCCCGCCGTCGTCGCCGGCGACTACCAGTTCGGCTTCAGCAACATGCTCTCGCTCATGGTCGCCAACGAGAAGGGCCTCGGCCTGAAGTCGGTCTCGGCGGCCGTGGCCACCACCGGCGACACCTCCGCCGACATGGGCGCCGTCATCGTCACAGCCGACAGCCCCATCCAGTCCCCCGCCGACCTCGCCGGCAAGAAGATCTCCAGCAACACCGTCGGCAACATCAACGAGGTCGTCACCCGCGCCGCCATCGACGCCGCAGGCGGCGACGGATCCACCGCCGAATTCGTCGAAGTCGCCTTCCCCGACACCATCGCCGCCGTCGAGAACGGCCAGGTCGACGCCGGATTCGTCGTCGAACCCTTCGTCACCGCCGCCCTCGAAGCCGGCGACCGGGTGGTCAGCTACGCCTACGCCGAATTCGACGACAGCCTCGACATCGCCAGTTACTTCACCACCGCGGCCTACGCCGACGAGAACCCCGAGATCGTCGAAGCCTTCCAGCAGGCGATGGCCAAGTCCCTGAAGGCCGCGCAGGACGACTCCGACGCCGTGCGCGACATCATCGGCACCTACACGAAGACCGACGCCGAGGTGCTGGCGAAGATGGTGCTGCCGAAGTACCCGAGCGAGATCGACCGCGACGCCGCAGCCAAGCTCGGCGACGACGCCGTGAAGTACGGCGCCCTCACCGCCGCACCCGACCTGGACGCCCTGCTGCCTTGA
- a CDS encoding 4-carboxy-4-hydroxy-2-oxoadipate aldolase/oxaloacetate decarboxylase, translated as MPARHLVVREIDRAEAAVIDRLGAAGVATAHEAAGRIGLLGPHVLPRQQGAAIAGSAVTVLCQPGDNLMIHAAVEVCRPGDVLVVATTSESVTGMFGDLLATSLAARGVRGLVTDSGVRDIAVLREAGFPVWARGVHAQGTVKASAGSVNVPVVVDGCPVRPGDIVVADDDGVLVLPIERGAEVADAAEARIAGEEAKRAQFAGGALGVELYGLRPLLERLGVEYVDRLPEGER; from the coding sequence ATGCCCGCCCGCCACCTCGTCGTCCGCGAGATCGACCGGGCCGAGGCCGCCGTCATCGACCGCCTCGGAGCCGCCGGGGTCGCCACGGCCCACGAGGCCGCCGGCCGCATCGGCCTCCTCGGCCCGCACGTCCTGCCCCGCCAGCAGGGCGCCGCCATCGCCGGCAGCGCCGTCACCGTGCTCTGCCAGCCGGGCGACAACCTCATGATCCACGCCGCCGTCGAGGTCTGCCGCCCCGGCGACGTGCTCGTCGTGGCCACCACGAGCGAGTCGGTCACGGGCATGTTCGGCGACCTGCTGGCGACCTCGCTCGCCGCCCGCGGCGTCCGCGGCCTCGTCACCGACTCGGGCGTGCGCGACATCGCCGTGCTCCGCGAGGCCGGCTTCCCCGTCTGGGCGCGCGGCGTGCACGCCCAGGGCACGGTCAAAGCCAGCGCCGGTTCGGTGAACGTGCCCGTCGTCGTCGACGGATGCCCCGTCCGCCCCGGCGACATCGTCGTCGCCGACGACGACGGGGTGCTCGTGCTGCCGATCGAACGCGGCGCCGAGGTCGCCGACGCCGCCGAGGCCCGAATCGCGGGCGAAGAGGCCAAGCGCGCGCAGTTCGCCGGCGGCGCCCTCGGCGTCGAGCTCTACGGGCTCCGGCCCCTGCTGGAGCGCCTCGGCGTCGAATACGTCGACCGCCTGCCCGAGGGGGAGCGATGA
- a CDS encoding PIG-L deacetylase family protein, with the protein MSNQSPLLVVTAHPGDFVWRAGGAIALAAHRGQRAVIACLSFGERGESASAWRAGKTLEEIKELRRTEGQTAADALGAEVRFFDAGDYPLVETPELVQQLIDLYRELQPSVVLTHAAADPYNMDHPKAAEIAMRARVLAQAPGVAGPGEVIGAPPVFCFEPHQSEVCGFTPDVLLDITEVWDRKVAAMNALGAQGHLVEYYTDLGKRRGVQAKRNSGPNLGLPVNTRAEAFQRVYPQVASELA; encoded by the coding sequence ATGTCGAATCAGTCGCCGCTTCTCGTCGTCACGGCGCACCCCGGTGATTTCGTCTGGCGCGCGGGCGGGGCGATCGCCCTGGCCGCACACCGCGGTCAGCGCGCCGTCATCGCCTGCCTGAGCTTCGGGGAGCGCGGCGAATCCGCCAGTGCCTGGCGCGCCGGCAAGACGCTCGAGGAGATCAAGGAGCTGCGCCGCACCGAGGGGCAGACCGCCGCCGACGCGCTCGGCGCCGAGGTGCGCTTCTTCGACGCCGGCGACTACCCCCTCGTCGAGACGCCCGAACTCGTCCAGCAGCTCATCGACCTCTACCGCGAGCTGCAGCCCTCGGTCGTGCTCACCCACGCCGCAGCCGACCCCTACAACATGGACCATCCGAAGGCCGCCGAGATCGCCATGCGCGCCCGCGTCCTCGCCCAGGCGCCCGGCGTCGCCGGCCCCGGCGAGGTCATCGGCGCCCCGCCCGTCTTCTGCTTCGAACCCCACCAGAGCGAGGTGTGCGGCTTCACACCCGACGTGCTCCTCGACATCACCGAGGTGTGGGATCGCAAAGTCGCCGCGATGAACGCCCTCGGCGCTCAGGGCCACCTCGTCGAGTACTACACCGACCTCGGCAAGCGCCGCGGCGTGCAGGCCAAGCGCAACAGCGGCCCGAACCTCGGCCTGCCGGTGAACACCCGCGCCGAAGCCTTCCAGCGCGTCTACCCGCAGGTCGCCTCGGAGCTGGCCTGA
- a CDS encoding GntR family transcriptional regulator, which translates to MTDVQDVRTRLRSAILRGDYAPRQRLIEADLAEEYDASRFAIRNALIQLAADGLVELQPNRGARVREIGVDEAIEITEIRQTVEGLVAARAAERIDDEQIAELRDLGAQMSEAVAAGELMRYSDLNAALHSRVREIADHATAARILEQLNGQMVRHQFRLSLYPGRPAVSLPEHLAIVDAVCARDPEAAAAAMSAHVRSVIETLATGDR; encoded by the coding sequence GTGACCGATGTGCAGGACGTGCGGACGAGGCTGCGCAGTGCCATCCTCCGCGGGGACTACGCGCCCCGGCAGCGCCTCATCGAGGCCGACCTCGCCGAGGAGTACGACGCCAGCAGGTTCGCGATCCGCAACGCCCTCATCCAGCTCGCCGCCGACGGGCTCGTCGAGCTGCAGCCGAACCGCGGGGCCCGCGTGCGCGAGATCGGCGTCGACGAGGCCATCGAGATCACCGAGATCCGCCAGACGGTCGAGGGGCTCGTCGCCGCCCGCGCCGCCGAACGCATCGACGACGAGCAGATCGCCGAGCTCCGGGATCTCGGCGCGCAGATGAGCGAGGCCGTCGCCGCCGGCGAGCTCATGCGCTACTCCGACCTGAACGCCGCACTGCACTCGCGCGTGCGCGAGATCGCCGACCATGCGACGGCCGCCCGCATCCTCGAGCAGCTGAACGGGCAGATGGTCCGGCACCAGTTCCGCCTCTCCCTCTACCCCGGGCGGCCCGCCGTCTCCCTGCCCGAGCACCTCGCGATCGTGGATGCCGTGTGCGCACGCGACCCCGAGGCCGCCGCCGCCGCGATGTCGGCGCATGTGCGGAGCGTCATCGAGACCCTCGCCACCGGCGACCGCTGA
- a CDS encoding ABC transporter permease, producing the protein MTVSTTEPPTVAPAAPERRPSRRRPGAALGSLLGLAGVIVFLLVWELVSLTGLVDPRFLPPAHSVVIRFAEYLRDLAFWRDVGETMTAWAIGLAISIVAGAVLGFAIGSSRFLEHATRSTIEFLRPIPSVALIPLAVLLFGIKIESSLLLIVYASFWQVLIQVIYGTQDVDPVADATAKSYGLNRWQRIVHVVWPTSLPYLMTGIRLAATVALVLAITAELVIGTPGLGKQIADTKDGGDVTAMYALILATGLIGVAINLLARLVERRALKWHTSVRTELV; encoded by the coding sequence TTGACCGTGAGCACGACCGAACCCCCGACGGTCGCCCCCGCGGCGCCCGAGCGACGGCCATCGCGCCGCCGCCCGGGCGCCGCCCTCGGCAGCCTCCTCGGCCTCGCCGGCGTCATCGTCTTCCTCCTCGTCTGGGAACTCGTCAGCCTCACCGGCCTCGTCGACCCCCGGTTCCTCCCGCCCGCCCACAGCGTCGTCATCCGCTTCGCCGAATACCTGCGCGACCTCGCCTTCTGGCGCGACGTCGGCGAAACCATGACCGCCTGGGCGATCGGCCTGGCCATCTCGATCGTCGCCGGCGCCGTGCTCGGCTTCGCCATCGGATCCAGCCGCTTCCTCGAGCACGCCACCCGCTCGACGATCGAGTTCCTGCGCCCCATCCCCTCCGTCGCCCTCATCCCCCTGGCCGTGCTGCTGTTCGGCATCAAGATCGAATCCAGCCTGCTGCTCATCGTCTACGCCTCGTTCTGGCAGGTGCTCATCCAGGTCATCTACGGCACGCAAGACGTCGACCCCGTCGCCGACGCCACCGCGAAGAGCTACGGCCTGAACCGCTGGCAGCGCATCGTCCACGTCGTCTGGCCGACCTCCCTGCCCTACCTCATGACCGGCATCCGCCTTGCCGCGACCGTCGCCCTCGTCCTCGCGATCACCGCCGAACTCGTCATCGGCACCCCCGGCCTCGGCAAGCAGATCGCCGACACCAAAGACGGCGGCGACGTGACCGCGATGTACGCGCTCATCCTCGCCACCGGCCTCATCGGCGTGGCGATCAACCTCCTGGCCCGCCTCGTCGAACGACGAGCGCTGAAATGGCACACCTCGGTGCGGACGGAGCTCGTGTGA